A window from Alloyangia pacifica encodes these proteins:
- a CDS encoding biotin/lipoate--protein ligase family protein, whose amino-acid sequence MSTTDALAFPPLLWGEEVTTDAFDHACQRALLGCDAGLVAYRITADVLQGALVFAPEVPLKQALSMLPLCGVGFQNALGVMAPPEVSVHLDWDGGIRINGAACGRFRCMASTSDPAQVPDWLVIGFTLPLIPESDRPGDTPDQTSLFAEGCAEVQPPALLEAWARHTLNWVNRWEDEGSRALHTDWRALAQDMGEEVTQNGLSGTFLGVDEDFGMLLRDGETTHLIPLTTLLDPAP is encoded by the coding sequence ATGAGCACCACCGACGCGCTTGCCTTCCCGCCCCTTCTGTGGGGCGAGGAGGTGACCACCGATGCCTTTGACCACGCCTGCCAGCGCGCTCTTCTGGGCTGCGATGCCGGGCTGGTCGCCTACCGGATCACGGCGGACGTGCTGCAGGGGGCGCTGGTCTTCGCCCCCGAGGTGCCGCTCAAGCAGGCCTTGTCGATGCTGCCGCTCTGCGGCGTCGGTTTCCAGAACGCGCTTGGCGTCATGGCGCCGCCCGAGGTCTCGGTGCACTTGGACTGGGACGGCGGCATCCGGATCAACGGCGCCGCCTGCGGGCGGTTCCGCTGCATGGCCTCGACGAGTGATCCCGCCCAGGTGCCGGACTGGCTGGTCATCGGCTTCACCCTGCCGCTGATCCCCGAGAGCGACCGTCCCGGCGACACCCCCGACCAGACCTCGCTCTTCGCCGAGGGCTGCGCCGAGGTGCAGCCGCCCGCGTTGCTGGAAGCCTGGGCGCGTCACACGCTGAACTGGGTCAACCGCTGGGAGGACGAGGGCAGCCGCGCGCTGCACACCGACTGGCGCGCACTGGCGCAGGACATGGGCGAGGAGGTCACGCAGAACGGGCTTTCCGGCACCTTCCTCGGCGTCGACGAGGACTTCGGCATGTTGCTGCGCGACGGCGAGACCACCCATCTCATTCCGCTCACCACCCTGCTTGACCCCGCCCCTTGA
- a CDS encoding sensor histidine kinase, giving the protein MISVRLRLLILALAPLVLLMPLLLLLGMTRWTEDYDKVLAANVQSDLRIAEQYLSQLMARTGEELSGVSGSVAFAEAFADGVPDRQFLLNKRSELQLDFLYYLPASEVPKAAADWPVIAAAGQGTTRTAIDIFPEEALAALPRDLAARARIDLIKTQAAVPTERRVEDRGMVVHAASPVSLPGREGVLVGGILLNSNLGFIDAINALVYLNPVTGGARQGTATLFLDDVRISTNVRLFEDVRALGTRVSASVRQAVLGEGRTWLDRAFVVNDWYISGYLPLTDSFGKRVGMLYVGFLEAPFAEAKRAAYLWMMAAFAAVLALSAPVFLWMAKGIFAPLERMTHTMRRVGRGNLSARIGPVGLDEIGQVAAHLDGLLDQVQDRDLKLRAWAEELEDRVDQRTAELREANSKLEDTYRQLVMSEKLASIGEITAGVAHEINNPMAVIQGNVEVIRMELGEAAAQVETELSLIDRQIMRMEAIVGKLLKFARPAEFSDCGETVDLAPLVEDSLLLVEHALSKGAITVETELPALRQVTIDAGEMQQVVINLILNAAQAMGGTGRLSLLLSEEARDGLPGVALVVRDTGPGIPPENLPSLFDPFFTTRRGEGTGLGLSISQSIVQRAGGLITAANAPDGGAVFTVWLPEAG; this is encoded by the coding sequence ATGATCTCCGTCCGCCTGCGCCTGCTGATCCTTGCGCTTGCGCCGCTCGTCCTGCTGATGCCGCTCCTGCTGCTGCTCGGCATGACCCGCTGGACCGAGGATTACGACAAGGTGCTGGCGGCCAACGTGCAGAGCGACCTGCGCATCGCCGAGCAATATCTCTCGCAGCTCATGGCGCGCACCGGCGAAGAGCTGTCGGGGGTGTCGGGCTCCGTCGCCTTTGCCGAAGCCTTTGCAGACGGCGTGCCGGACCGCCAGTTCTTGCTCAACAAACGCTCTGAACTGCAACTGGATTTCCTCTACTACCTGCCAGCCTCCGAGGTGCCCAAGGCCGCCGCCGACTGGCCGGTGATCGCCGCCGCGGGGCAGGGCACGACCCGGACCGCCATCGACATCTTCCCGGAAGAGGCGCTCGCGGCGCTGCCGCGCGACCTCGCGGCTCGGGCGCGTATCGATCTGATCAAGACACAGGCCGCCGTGCCCACCGAGCGCAGGGTCGAAGACCGCGGCATGGTGGTTCATGCAGCCAGCCCGGTCTCGCTGCCGGGGCGCGAGGGCGTGCTGGTCGGGGGCATCCTGCTCAACAGCAACCTCGGCTTCATCGATGCGATCAATGCACTGGTCTATCTCAACCCGGTCACCGGCGGCGCGCGGCAGGGCACCGCGACGCTCTTCCTCGACGACGTGCGCATCTCGACCAACGTCCGGCTGTTCGAGGACGTGCGGGCGCTCGGCACGCGGGTCTCGGCGTCGGTTCGGCAGGCGGTGCTGGGCGAGGGGCGGACCTGGCTCGACCGCGCCTTCGTGGTCAATGACTGGTACATCTCGGGGTATCTGCCGCTCACCGACAGTTTCGGCAAGCGGGTTGGCATGCTTTACGTCGGCTTCCTCGAGGCGCCTTTCGCCGAGGCCAAGCGCGCCGCCTACCTGTGGATGATGGCGGCCTTCGCGGCGGTGCTGGCGCTTTCCGCGCCGGTGTTCCTGTGGATGGCGAAGGGCATCTTCGCCCCGCTCGAGCGGATGACCCACACGATGCGGCGGGTGGGGCGGGGCAACCTCTCGGCACGCATCGGCCCGGTGGGACTGGACGAGATCGGCCAGGTGGCGGCGCATCTCGACGGGCTTCTCGACCAGGTGCAGGATCGGGACCTGAAACTGCGGGCCTGGGCGGAGGAGCTGGAGGACCGGGTCGATCAGCGCACAGCCGAACTGCGCGAGGCAAATTCCAAGCTCGAAGACACCTACCGCCAGCTCGTGATGAGCGAGAAACTCGCCTCGATCGGCGAAATCACTGCAGGGGTTGCGCATGAGATCAACAACCCGATGGCGGTGATCCAGGGCAACGTCGAGGTGATCCGCATGGAACTGGGCGAGGCCGCCGCGCAAGTCGAGACCGAGCTGTCGCTCATCGACCGGCAGATCATGCGGATGGAGGCCATCGTCGGAAAACTGCTGAAATTCGCCCGCCCTGCCGAGTTCTCTGACTGCGGCGAGACCGTCGATCTGGCGCCTCTGGTCGAGGATTCCCTGCTGCTGGTCGAGCACGCGCTGAGCAAGGGCGCGATCACGGTCGAGACCGAACTGCCCGCCCTGCGGCAGGTGACCATCGACGCGGGCGAGATGCAGCAGGTGGTGATCAACCTCATCCTCAACGCGGCGCAGGCGATGGGCGGGACAGGGCGTCTTTCGCTTTTGCTCTCCGAAGAGGCGCGGGACGGCCTGCCGGGCGTGGCGCTGGTGGTGCGCGATACCGGGCCTGGCATCCCGCCAGAGAACCTGCCGTCGCTCTTCGATCCCTTCTTCACCACCCGCCGCGGCGAAGGCACCGGGCTGGGCCTGTCGATCTCGCAAAGCATCGTGCAGCGGGCGGGCGGGTTGATCACCGCCGCCAATGCGCCGGACGGCGGGGCGGTCTTCACCGTCTGGCTGCCAGAGGCGGGCTGA
- a CDS encoding DUF6505 family protein → MKLARAIHFDESDTRVFASPARTGEWCISGGFEFSNWTEGDLTGKARQAFANGWLGLETFGRVTFVAVTNAEPAEMQALTDLLAEHFVTYYGAPSVEAARPVAAEELAQMVELCDDHPANTLLTVARELTEAGVRESYRVIEASDAGLEQFAIHGSLDDPHGHHH, encoded by the coding sequence ATGAAGCTTGCCCGCGCCATCCATTTCGACGAAAGCGACACCCGCGTCTTCGCCTCGCCCGCCCGCACCGGGGAATGGTGCATCTCGGGCGGCTTCGAGTTCTCCAACTGGACCGAGGGCGATCTTACCGGCAAGGCGCGGCAGGCCTTTGCCAACGGATGGCTGGGGCTCGAGACCTTCGGCCGGGTGACCTTTGTCGCGGTGACCAATGCCGAGCCCGCCGAGATGCAGGCGCTGACCGACCTTTTGGCCGAGCACTTTGTGACCTATTACGGCGCGCCTTCGGTCGAGGCCGCGCGCCCGGTCGCCGCCGAAGAGCTGGCGCAGATGGTCGAGCTCTGCGACGACCACCCGGCCAACACCCTGCTCACCGTCGCCCGCGAGCTGACCGAGGCCGGGGTGCGCGAGAGCTACCGGGTGATCGAGGCCAGCGACGCCGGGCTCGAGCAGTTCGCCATCCACGGCTCGCTCGACGACCCGCACGGCCACCACCACTGA
- the fdhF gene encoding formate dehydrogenase subunit alpha, with protein sequence MADGSNLPQTSFILDGQEVTALPGETIWQVAKRLGTTIPHLCHKEAPGYRPDGNCRACMVEIDGERTLAASCCRAPAEGMKVTTDSARAKKSRELVMELLLADQPERAQAHDRGSHLWDMADLTGVSDSRFPRLEEARIPLLDDSHVAMKVNLDACIQCNLCVRACREVQVNDVIGMADRGHDAFPVFDMDDPMGESTCVACGECVQACPTGALMPATVVDAAQHGDSRDFDEAVQSVCPFCGVGCQVSLKLKDGKVKYVEGINGPANEGRLCVKGRFGFDYIHHPHRLTKPLIRLEGAEKGLNVDPANPFTHFREASWDEAMEVAASGLAKLRDQGGETVAGFGSAKCTNEEAYLFQKLIRQGFGHNNVDHCTRLCHASSVSALMENVGSGAVSATFNEIENADVAIVIGANPIENHPVAATFFKQFAKRGGKLIVMDPRGQALKRFASHMVQFRPGADVPLLNSIMSVIVEEGLYDQAYIDRFTENWEHEKQHLAGFGPETLEDLTGIDAATVRDVARTFAKGKAGMIFWGMGVSQHIHGTDNSRCLISLALMTGNVGKPGAGLHPLRGQNNVQGASDAGLIPMFLPDYQDVTDDGVRSAFTEIWGSEDFSGQKGLTVTEIMDAVHDGAIRGMYILGENPAMSDPDVTHARAALAKLEHLVVQDIFLTETANYADVILPAAAFYEKTGTVTNTNRQVQMGRAGATPPGDAREDWAITVELAQRLGLGWTYSHPREVFAEMARGMPSLDNITWERLEREDAVTYPSLSPEDPGQPIVFGDGFPREGGRARFTPASVIPPDETPDADYPMILTTGRQLEHWHTGSMTRRSKVLDAVEPGANCSLHPSTLRKLGVEPGGMVRLQTRRGEIEVMARADRAVAPDMVFLPFAYVEAAANILTNPAIDPYGKIPEFKFSAVRVTAA encoded by the coding sequence ATGGCTGACGGATCGAACCTTCCCCAGACCTCCTTCATCCTCGACGGGCAGGAGGTCACCGCCCTCCCAGGAGAGACCATCTGGCAGGTCGCCAAGCGGCTCGGCACCACCATCCCGCACCTGTGCCACAAGGAGGCGCCGGGCTACCGGCCCGACGGCAACTGCCGCGCCTGCATGGTCGAGATCGACGGCGAGCGCACGTTGGCGGCCTCGTGCTGCCGCGCGCCCGCCGAGGGCATGAAGGTGACCACCGACAGCGCCCGCGCGAAGAAATCGCGCGAGCTTGTGATGGAGCTGCTTCTGGCAGACCAGCCCGAACGCGCGCAGGCACACGACCGCGGCTCGCACCTGTGGGACATGGCCGACCTGACCGGGGTTTCCGACAGCCGTTTCCCCAGGCTCGAAGAGGCCCGCATCCCGCTGCTCGATGACAGCCACGTGGCAATGAAGGTCAATCTGGATGCCTGCATCCAGTGCAACCTCTGCGTCCGCGCCTGCCGCGAGGTGCAGGTGAACGACGTGATCGGCATGGCGGACCGGGGGCATGACGCTTTCCCCGTCTTCGACATGGACGACCCCATGGGCGAAAGCACCTGCGTCGCCTGCGGTGAATGCGTGCAGGCCTGCCCCACCGGCGCGCTGATGCCCGCCACCGTGGTGGACGCGGCCCAGCACGGCGACAGCCGCGACTTCGATGAGGCGGTGCAATCGGTCTGCCCCTTCTGCGGCGTCGGCTGCCAAGTCTCGCTGAAGCTGAAGGACGGCAAGGTCAAATACGTCGAGGGGATCAACGGCCCTGCCAACGAGGGTCGGCTTTGCGTTAAGGGCCGCTTCGGCTTCGATTACATCCACCACCCGCACCGGCTGACCAAGCCGCTGATCCGCCTGGAAGGCGCCGAGAAGGGGCTGAACGTCGATCCTGCCAACCCCTTCACCCATTTCCGCGAGGCGTCGTGGGACGAGGCGATGGAGGTCGCGGCCAGCGGTCTGGCGAAGCTGCGCGACCAGGGCGGCGAGACGGTGGCCGGTTTCGGCTCGGCCAAATGCACCAACGAAGAGGCCTATCTCTTTCAGAAGCTGATCCGGCAGGGCTTTGGCCACAACAACGTCGACCATTGCACGCGTCTTTGCCATGCGTCCTCGGTCTCGGCGCTGATGGAGAACGTCGGCTCGGGGGCGGTCTCGGCCACCTTCAACGAGATCGAGAACGCTGATGTCGCCATCGTCATCGGCGCCAACCCGATCGAGAACCACCCGGTCGCCGCGACCTTCTTCAAGCAGTTCGCCAAGCGTGGCGGCAAGCTCATCGTCATGGACCCGCGCGGCCAGGCGCTGAAGCGCTTCGCCAGCCACATGGTGCAGTTCCGCCCCGGCGCCGACGTGCCCCTGCTCAACTCGATCATGTCGGTGATCGTCGAGGAAGGGCTTTACGATCAGGCCTATATCGACCGCTTCACCGAGAACTGGGAGCACGAGAAGCAGCACCTCGCCGGTTTCGGCCCCGAGACGCTCGAGGATCTGACCGGCATCGACGCCGCCACGGTGCGCGATGTCGCCCGCACCTTCGCCAAGGGCAAGGCGGGGATGATCTTCTGGGGCATGGGGGTCAGCCAGCACATCCACGGCACCGACAATTCGCGCTGCCTGATCTCTCTCGCGCTGATGACCGGCAACGTCGGCAAGCCGGGCGCCGGGCTGCACCCGCTGCGCGGCCAGAACAACGTGCAGGGGGCGTCCGATGCGGGACTCATCCCGATGTTCCTGCCCGACTACCAGGACGTGACCGACGACGGCGTGCGCTCGGCCTTCACCGAGATCTGGGGCTCGGAGGACTTCAGCGGCCAGAAGGGCCTCACGGTCACCGAGATCATGGACGCGGTACATGATGGCGCGATCCGCGGCATGTACATCCTCGGCGAGAACCCGGCCATGTCGGACCCGGATGTGACCCATGCCCGCGCCGCGCTGGCCAAGCTCGAGCACCTCGTGGTGCAGGACATCTTCCTGACCGAGACCGCCAATTACGCCGACGTGATCCTGCCCGCCGCCGCCTTCTACGAAAAGACCGGTACCGTGACCAACACCAACCGGCAGGTGCAGATGGGCCGCGCCGGGGCCACGCCCCCGGGCGACGCCCGCGAGGACTGGGCGATCACGGTCGAGCTGGCGCAGCGGCTGGGGCTAGGCTGGACCTACAGCCACCCGCGCGAGGTCTTCGCCGAGATGGCGCGCGGCATGCCCTCGCTCGACAATATCACATGGGAGCGGCTGGAGCGCGAGGACGCGGTGACCTATCCGTCGCTCTCGCCCGAGGATCCCGGTCAGCCCATCGTGTTTGGCGACGGCTTCCCGCGCGAAGGCGGCCGGGCGCGGTTCACCCCCGCCTCGGTGATCCCGCCGGACGAGACGCCCGACGCCGATTACCCGATGATCCTGACCACGGGGCGGCAGCTCGAGCATTGGCACACCGGCTCGATGACGCGCCGTTCGAAGGTGCTCGACGCGGTGGAGCCCGGCGCCAACTGCTCGCTGCACCCCTCGACCCTGCGCAAGCTGGGCGTCGAGCCCGGCGGCATGGTCAGGCTGCAGACACGGCGCGGCGAGATCGAGGTCATGGCCCGTGCAGACCGCGCGGTGGCGCCCGACATGGTGTTCCTGCCCTTCGCCTATGTCGAGGCGGCGGCGAACATCCTCACCAACCCGGCGATCGACCCCTATGGCAAGATCCCCGAGTTCAAGTTCTCGGCGGTGCGGGTCACGGCGGCGTAG